From Paraflavitalea devenefica, the proteins below share one genomic window:
- a CDS encoding T9SS type B sorting domain-containing protein, which translates to MRKTGLFFILLMSFLYASADHITGGETYYTLISSTNGQYRYRITVKLFMDCFSNRQFSNPGIIGIFHKGSGSRYTDISVPLANQETLTLTDAGPCITNPPPVCYRVGYYEFEATLPASPDGYIIATQVNYRVNGISNLISGYSNVGATYTGEIPGTAAHPDGPNNSSARFTGNDMVVVCADNSFSYSFAASDPNSDDLVYSFCEAYMGGSAGGGGNATPPNPPPYNAVPYGNGYNGSSPLGGNIHIDATTGMITGIAPSEGTYVVTVCVQEIRDNKVIAVQRKDLQIKIASCNIAAASIPPAYMLCDSTQTISLVNNSNSPLIHSYNWEIINPAGATIFSSVNATASYTFADTGIYQVKLVINRSGQCADSSTSVVRVYPGFIPAFTFTGICVNKPTQFHDGTTTVFGQVSGWRWDFGQPFDPANNNSSAQHPTYTYTNLGTKYVRLIVTNTKGCIDTLIKPVPIVDKPPITLAFRDTLICIPDAVQLKAEGGGIFSWSPNTNIINANTPTPTVNPTTTTHYVVTLDDHGCLNRDSVQVRVVDHVTLQVMDDTIICQADAIQLRLTSDGLRYAWTPEEQILNPYVAIPTATTPATTVYEVTAYIGSCSARGDVQVTTVPYPVSIAGPDIMICHDASVQLNGGTDGKTVEWRPAASLNNPNILNPIAHPRSTTNYILASYDTRGCPKAGLDSILVTVMPDIIASAGRDTAAIVGQPVQLKASGGVRYSWLPGEGLSATDIPNPIATLYNPSLSVRYKVLVFNEADCVDSAFLNIKVFKTRPSIFVPTAFSPNGDRNNDVFRFIAAGMQTIEYFNVYNRWGQMVYSSTNSGSGWDGNTGGRPQSAGLYVWTVKAMDYTGTVYTQRGTVTLVR; encoded by the coding sequence ATGAGGAAAACTGGTCTGTTCTTTATTCTCCTCATGTCGTTTTTATACGCCAGCGCAGATCATATCACCGGCGGTGAAACCTATTATACCCTCATCAGCTCAACCAACGGACAGTATCGCTATCGCATTACAGTTAAGCTGTTTATGGACTGTTTCAGCAACCGCCAGTTCAGCAATCCGGGCATTATCGGCATCTTTCATAAAGGCAGCGGGAGCCGCTATACTGATATTTCTGTGCCACTGGCCAACCAGGAAACACTGACCCTTACCGATGCAGGTCCCTGCATTACCAATCCCCCGCCCGTTTGCTACCGGGTGGGTTATTATGAGTTTGAAGCTACCCTTCCTGCCTCTCCGGATGGCTATATCATTGCCACCCAGGTCAATTACCGGGTCAATGGCATCAGTAACCTCATCAGCGGGTATAGTAATGTAGGCGCCACCTATACCGGAGAAATCCCTGGCACTGCAGCCCATCCTGACGGCCCCAATAACAGCAGCGCCCGCTTTACCGGCAATGATATGGTAGTAGTATGCGCCGATAACTCCTTTTCCTACAGCTTTGCTGCTTCGGACCCTAACAGCGATGATTTAGTCTATTCATTTTGTGAAGCTTATATGGGCGGTTCCGCAGGCGGCGGCGGTAATGCCACCCCACCCAATCCTCCACCCTACAACGCGGTGCCCTATGGCAATGGCTATAATGGCAGTTCTCCCCTCGGTGGCAATATACACATTGATGCCACCACCGGCATGATAACGGGTATTGCTCCTTCGGAAGGAACGTATGTGGTGACCGTTTGCGTACAGGAGATACGCGACAATAAGGTGATTGCCGTACAACGAAAAGACCTGCAGATAAAGATCGCTTCCTGCAATATCGCAGCCGCCTCCATTCCACCGGCCTATATGCTGTGTGATAGTACGCAGACGATCAGCCTGGTCAACAATTCCAACAGCCCCCTGATCCATAGCTACAACTGGGAAATTATCAATCCTGCAGGTGCTACCATCTTTAGTTCTGTTAACGCTACCGCATCCTATACTTTTGCCGATACCGGCATTTACCAGGTAAAACTGGTGATTAACCGCAGCGGCCAGTGTGCTGATTCTTCCACTTCTGTTGTCCGCGTATACCCGGGCTTTATACCGGCCTTTACCTTTACCGGCATCTGCGTCAATAAACCGACACAATTCCACGACGGCACCACCACGGTCTTTGGCCAGGTAAGCGGCTGGCGATGGGATTTTGGGCAACCTTTTGATCCTGCCAATAATAATTCATCTGCGCAACATCCCACTTATACCTATACCAACCTGGGTACAAAATATGTGCGGCTTATTGTAACGAATACAAAGGGATGTATAGATACCTTGATCAAACCGGTACCGATCGTAGACAAACCACCTATTACCCTTGCCTTCCGCGATACACTCATCTGTATCCCCGATGCCGTGCAATTAAAAGCAGAAGGTGGTGGTATCTTTAGCTGGAGCCCCAATACCAACATCATCAATGCCAATACACCAACGCCCACGGTAAACCCCACTACTACCACACATTATGTGGTAACCCTCGATGATCATGGCTGCCTCAACCGCGATTCAGTGCAGGTACGGGTAGTGGACCATGTAACCTTGCAGGTAATGGATGATACCATCATTTGCCAGGCCGATGCTATACAACTACGCCTTACGTCTGATGGATTGCGTTATGCATGGACGCCGGAGGAACAGATACTCAATCCCTATGTAGCCATTCCTACCGCCACTACGCCCGCCACTACTGTATATGAGGTGACAGCCTATATTGGCAGTTGCTCGGCAAGGGGTGATGTGCAGGTCACTACCGTTCCTTACCCGGTGTCAATTGCAGGGCCCGATATCATGATCTGCCACGATGCTTCCGTACAATTAAATGGCGGTACCGATGGCAAAACAGTGGAGTGGAGACCTGCCGCCAGCCTGAACAATCCCAACATTTTAAATCCCATAGCCCATCCACGCAGTACTACCAACTATATCCTGGCCAGTTACGATACAAGAGGATGCCCTAAAGCAGGATTAGACTCAATATTGGTAACTGTAATGCCTGATATTATTGCTTCGGCAGGCAGGGATACTGCTGCTATAGTGGGTCAGCCCGTGCAACTAAAGGCCAGTGGTGGCGTACGGTATAGCTGGTTGCCGGGTGAAGGATTGTCGGCCACCGATATTCCCAATCCCATTGCCACCCTGTATAACCCTTCCCTTTCGGTACGTTATAAAGTGTTGGTATTTAATGAAGCTGATTGTGTAGACTCCGCTTTCCTGAACATAAAGGTTTTCAAAACACGTCCTTCTATCTTTGTACCTACGGCCTTCTCGCCCAATGGCGACAGGAACAACGATGTATTCCGTTTTATAGCAGCCGGCATGCAAACCATTGAATACTTCAATGTATACAACCGCTGGGGACAAATGGTGTACAGCAGCACGAACAGCGGCAGTGGCTGGGATGGCAATACAGGCGGCAGACCACAATCGGCCGGCCTCTATGTGTGGACGGTGAAAGCAATGGATTATACCGGCACTGTTTATACGCAAAGAGGCACTGTTACCCTGGTGAGGTAA